Proteins found in one Amycolatopsis aidingensis genomic segment:
- a CDS encoding crotonase/enoyl-CoA hydratase family protein, producing the protein MPVRVERTGPVTTVILAGPEKRNAVDGPTAAALAEAFRAFDADEQAAVAVLYGEGGTFCAGADLKAVGTERGNRLTAEGDGPMGPSRLRLGKPVIAAIAGHAVAGGLELALWCDLRVAEEDAVLGVFCRRWGVPLIDGGTVRLPRLIGASRAMDLILTGRPVDAAEAQAIGLVNRVVPKGGSRQAAEELAAGLARFPQTCLRQDRLSMLEQEGLAEEDALAAEFRHGTVSLAADSLAGARRFADGEGRHGAF; encoded by the coding sequence ATGCCGGTACGAGTGGAGCGCACCGGGCCGGTCACCACGGTGATCCTGGCCGGACCGGAGAAACGCAACGCCGTGGACGGGCCGACCGCGGCCGCGCTGGCCGAGGCGTTCCGCGCCTTCGACGCGGACGAGCAGGCCGCCGTGGCCGTGCTGTACGGCGAGGGCGGCACCTTCTGCGCGGGCGCCGACCTGAAGGCGGTCGGCACCGAGCGGGGCAACCGGCTCACCGCGGAAGGGGACGGGCCGATGGGGCCTTCCCGGCTGCGGCTGGGCAAGCCGGTGATCGCCGCGATCGCCGGGCATGCCGTGGCAGGTGGCCTGGAACTGGCGCTGTGGTGCGACCTGCGGGTGGCCGAGGAGGACGCGGTGCTCGGCGTGTTCTGCCGCCGATGGGGCGTGCCGCTGATCGACGGCGGCACGGTGCGGCTGCCCCGGCTGATCGGGGCGAGCAGGGCGATGGACCTGATCCTCACCGGCAGGCCGGTGGACGCGGCCGAGGCGCAGGCGATCGGGCTGGTCAACCGGGTGGTGCCGAAGGGCGGCAGCAGGCAGGCCGCCGAGGAGCTGGCTGCCGGACTGGCCCGGTTCCCGCAGACCTGCCTGCGCCAGGACCGGCTTTCCATGCTGGAGCAGGAGGGTCTCGCCGAGGAGGATGCGCTGGCCGCGGAGTTCCGGCACGGCACGGTGTCGCTGGCCGCGGACAGCCTGGCCGGAGCCCGGCGCTTCGCCGATGGCGAGGGCAGGCACGGCGCCTTCTAG